The Chitinophagaceae bacterium genome includes a window with the following:
- a CDS encoding acyl-CoA reductase, whose amino-acid sequence MAEEKFHLEARVEDFIKLGKYIKSIPHKEKKNLFEQAQRQNKWFVDRFLDTALEGISHFLKGEMLWKWVSAYNFEKNTKKNVGIAMAGNIPAVGFHDLLCVLITHNNAIIKQSSHDSIIIPFLMEKLQEINPIYKSVLNYESSLKGIDMFIGTGSNNTARYFEYYFSKIPHIIRKNRSSVAILTGKETKIELQGLSADIHTYFGLGCRNVSQIFIPLDYNFSALFEAMEGFSWLVNHSGYYNNYQYHRAVYSMNQDFFIENDFVILKQDRSYCSPISVLYFDYYKTKESLTAEIESHCDKIQVIVSNTNKEGEGVYFGETQYPNPWDYADKKDVLQFLLGAAPSVLFVLDILHISSMDVIHLVFKFF is encoded by the coding sequence ATGGCAGAAGAGAAGTTCCATTTGGAAGCAAGGGTAGAAGATTTCATTAAATTAGGGAAGTACATAAAAAGTATTCCTCATAAAGAGAAAAAAAATCTTTTTGAACAAGCACAGAGGCAAAATAAATGGTTCGTGGATAGATTTTTAGATACTGCCTTAGAGGGAATTTCTCATTTTTTGAAGGGCGAGATGCTTTGGAAATGGGTCTCTGCTTATAATTTTGAAAAAAACACCAAAAAAAATGTAGGTATAGCAATGGCAGGGAACATACCCGCAGTGGGATTTCACGATTTACTTTGTGTATTAATCACTCATAATAATGCTATTATAAAACAGAGTTCTCATGACAGCATTATTATTCCCTTTCTGATGGAAAAATTACAAGAGATAAATCCCATTTATAAATCTGTCTTGAATTATGAAAGTTCTTTGAAAGGAATTGATATGTTTATTGGCACAGGCAGTAATAATACAGCGAGATATTTTGAATATTATTTTTCAAAAATTCCTCATATTATCAGAAAAAACAGGAGTTCCGTTGCTATTCTTACGGGCAAGGAGACAAAAATAGAGCTACAGGGTCTCAGTGCAGATATTCACACCTATTTTGGGTTAGGGTGTAGGAATGTTTCTCAGATATTTATTCCTCTCGACTATAATTTTTCTGCTTTATTTGAAGCAATGGAGGGGTTTTCTTGGTTGGTAAACCACAGTGGATACTATAATAATTATCAATACCACAGAGCAGTGTATAGTATGAATCAAGATTTTTTTATAGAAAATGATTTTGTAATCTTAAAGCAAGATAGAAGCTATTGCTCTCCTATTTCGGTGCTGTATTTTGATTATTATAAAACAAAAGAATCTCTCACAGCAGAAATAGAATCTCACTGTGATAAAATACAGGTCATAGTTTCTAATACCAATAAAGAAGGGGAAGGTGTTTATTTTGGAGAGACGCAATACCCAAATCCTTGGGATTATGCGGATAAGAAAGATGTTTTACAGTTTTTATTAGGAGCAGCTCCTTCCGTTCTTTTTGTGTTAGATATTTTGCATATTTCATCTATGGATGTGATACATTTGGTTTTTAAATTTTTCTGA